tatgggcaattagcccattttgacaaattaacttacaaattaagggggcaaattgccaatttaagagacaattaacttacaaattgagggggcaaattgccaaatgCGGCgaattgcccataatcatcaagttcgtgtactgatttgcccacaaagttaatatatgtgttaattgcccattactTGCAAGTTCAAggggcatattgccacttaaatctttaaaaacgtgTATGGCTAGGATTCTTATGGTCCTTATGAAATGTATCCAAGTTTGAAGAACCCAAGAATCGATCAACGGACAAAATGCTCTCAACGGCTATTTGAAAATAATCATCCAACGGTTTCTATACATTCGGCGGCAACCGCCCTACAGTATCCTCGTTCTTGCCTTCTTGGACCATAGGGGTAGCCGATCGCAGCGGTTGTCGGTAAATTCGCAGTAATTGCGacattttcaattaaaaaaatactataagttggcaaaaaattaatattaaaaatttaagatttaaaaaaagTCACAGAAAGCGAAGTAGCCGTTGAAGGCTCATACATTCCCCGTGGCTTCTATAAATTAGTCATGAATTCAGAACCCTGAAAATATCAATTTCATAGGGATTTTAAGATCTCTAATTGTGAGAGTGGTCTTTTTATAGTTATACacgttatttttgtaaatttttgctGATTTTTAATCCTTTTTCTTTAAAGTTAacgatttttttgttttaaaaaacaatCTTAATTTAGTGTAAAGAAAAATCTTCATCAAACGCAGTTGATCGTGTTATTTTTTGTCAAGATCATCGCCTTTTAACAATATCTGCAGATCCTGTCTTTCTTGTTTTCTTTTGGACAAGTTATAATCAAACCCTAAATGGAAGCAATTTTTGCAGCAGCAGATCACCATCATCATCAATCAATCTCTCCTTACAAGCAGCAAATCAAGAACCCATCGAAGAGAAACAATAATATTTCTCGAGGTTTCATTTCAAGATCCGCTGAGAATTCACCTCCGCCAATCAACAACAGCATCTATGGAGGCGTTTTATTTTCTGCTCCGCCGTCTCTTTCTAATTTCTCACCCTATTATCCGTTAGGGCTTTATCCAAACCCACAGCAAAATTTTCATCATAAACAACCgcctcttcttcctcttcccaTCTCAAGATCTCACAGCTCGCTTCCGTCTCCAACCCGAAACGTTTCTTACTCtccaaatagaaaaacaaaCCGTCCCAAATATCAGTCTCTCCCTTTAAATAAACCGAAACAGCCTCCCATGATCACCGAATTAAAACGAGATTTAAAACCATCTACCAATAAAATTTCTTCCACTACTGTTCCATTAGGACCAAACCCTAATATGTTATCCAAAAATGTTTCTAAAGGTGTTGATATTAATAATAATCTTGGTGTCAGAGATTGGGATCAGTTTACAGGCTCTTCAGTTTATACAATATCTCCACCACCCAGTAGCTTACCTATGCCTAAGTTTTCAGTCAGGCCAAAAACTCTCAGTTGCACTGCAGAAGCTGCCGCGACAGACGCCGGAGCAACTGACAATCTCAGGCGACTTCTACGACTCCGTTCAATTAATTGAATAACTTCAGTTGATAATATGAAGGATCCTGTGTGAATATTAATGGTGGAAAGTCGGTTGGCTCGTAAtgtctttaacttttttttcttgtttttagtGAGTGAGTGGAGATTAAGTTGGTGAACACTTTACCTGTGATTTTTTGAGTTAGGGGGTGCACAAATTAGCCAACTTCAAAGCAGATTAAAGAATTATTCTGCTGGTCCATCTTTTGATAATTTCTTCagtttcttgttttttttctacgttgattttaaataaatatagtaagGTTTTCTCAAGTTGAAATAATGATTCTgatatgtttatttatgttttaaaaacaattctGAATTTCTGATGAATTTATCCTGTACTAATTggatttttttacatttaatttccTGTTTGTCAAAGATTCTGAAACTTGTATTACAAAGGGGACATGTAGCTTAAAAATTGGGAAAGATACGGATCAAACTTTATTTTCAGATTTGAGAATTATCCAATGAACATCTTGAACCAGAAACAAGAATAGATTAAAAGCAATAATGTACCATTTTAAAAACTTAAGTATGCTATAATTTAATTCATTCGCCAAATAAAATGTCTGACATGACGGTTTCATATATTCTCTTCTGTATAAGGAAGGTCCATGAAAATAGATAAGTAAAACTGATAAATATTTGAGAGATGTAAATGAAATTTATAGACATTTTCCCCAACTACAGAAAAAAcctaaaatactttttttataaaaattaaaatatccaaTTTCTTCATTATATTATGTTAGATATGATTattagtttttcttttataaatattaggaaaaaagagaaaacgGTAGCTGTAGCTAGAGCGAGCTTACAAAGTTTGTTGAaaaagcaaacaaaaaaaaagaataaaagtaaaaatttacatataaaacacaactttataaaattacttttatttaaatagaataaataatGCTTGGCCAATTAATCATATTAGATAAATTctgattaaattaatattactttGACAATTAATCATATTAGATAAATacaataaatttgtatttattatatactataattttagaaaaagcCTATAACACATGATAATACTTGACATTTTCTCAAACATCAGCATTGCGAAATCATAGTCATTGACTCATTAGGTACATGGATTGGGCTCAAGTGGGCCATTCAATTTCGCTTATGAAGGCCCATTCCATTCTGGGTCTGTTTTAGATAGTCATATCAAAACCTTTAACTAGCCTTGAAAAAAGAGAGCTATGAATTGGTTAGCTTGCAATTAGcaaggttaaatatttttagatcaccgaattataatatttttataaaacggttatcgaactataaaaattataaaataattaccgACCTATAGTATTATCATAAAAAGATcacctaattataaaaaattataaaataattactgaactatagttattttataacaaattggttgtttttttacaaaaatattatcttattataCATATTTTTCTTATCCACATAATTAAGATAGTAatccatttataaaaaataatactccaagtatttgttttataactttttatagttCGGTAATTGTTTTATAATCTATAATTCGGTAATCATTTAATAAAAACACTACCCCCAATTAGCAATTTCATGACTCAATATATATATCATCTGAATGGTTGGCTTATTTGCAACATTCATAGTGCATTGTTGGATTGGATGTGGTTATGGACACTAAATCTTTCCATATACACAATAATCCAAGTCCAAAAGAAATCTAATGGCTACTGCTTTTACAGGAATGAATGACCCACCTCAATTAATAGCAATagcaagaaaaagaagaagaatacaATACTTGCCACTTATTAagttgttattttaatttaatgaaagAACACTGTGACTACGTTACTCCCTTCAGCACCAGTCCCTAATCTATAGCTATGAAGTACAAAAACTTACAGTAATGGAGCCGAATTGTTAGTTGGCCAGCTACTTAAATTCAACCAACTCCTACACATTTATTGGCGGGAATAGACTACTCGTCCTCCATGGATTCTCCGTGATATACCTCTCATTTCTATGCTTCATTCTATAATTCTCTCTCTATTTGGAACCAGTCTCTGATCACGTTATGGATCAGAATTCTCCTCAAGAAATGGACCAATCGTCATCACAATCAAGCAAAACAACACCAAGTGTTTCCTTCTTTGGTTTATTCTCTGCTGCAGATAAAATTGATTATCTCTTAATGTTTTTAGGAAGTGTGGGCGCATGTATTCATGGTGCTTCACTTCCTGTATTTCTCATCCTTTTCGGTCGCATGATTAATTCCCTCGGAAATTTAGCTGTGGATCCTCATAAAATGTCTTCACAAGTCTCCAAGGTATGTAATCAAATCAACACAGTGAAAATGAAGTGGTAACTGTTAATTTTTGCATAAAAAAGCTAATGGTCATCTTCTGTTGCAGCATGCTTTGTATTTAGTGTATTTAGGGTTTGTGGTTTTTGTATCAGCTTGGATGGGTATGTTTCTTCATTTCCAACTTATTCCGGTTTGGATAATGTTGATTTCAGGGAGCAATTCTAGAAAATATGCTTGGTTTTACCGTTTCAGGTGTTGCATTTTGGATGCAAACTGGTGAGAGGCAAACTGCTCGTTTGCGTCTTAAATACCTTCAGTCGATTTTACGAAAGGATATGAATTATTTCGACACAGAAGCCAGAGATTCCAACATCATATTTCACATTTCTAGTGATGCAATACTAGTTCAAGACGCAATTGGTGACAAggtaattttgaaaattatcagCTTGATTtcatttataaacaaaattaatttctatGTTTACATATCTTGATGCAGACAGGCCATGCTATTCGCTATCTTTCGCAATTTACTGTTGGATTTGCCATTGGATTTGCATATGTATGGCAGCTAACACTCCTCACATTGGCTGTGGTTCCACTGATAGCTCTTGCCGGTGGTGCTTACACAATAATCATGTCTACCTTATCAAAAAAAGGAGAGGCTGCTTACGCTGAGGCTGCCAAGGTTGCAGAAGAGGTAGATTTAGCTTCTGAAACAaggaaactttatatttataacatattctcGTAAAGAATATTGTTTCTCCCTTTTTGTTTCAAAAGTGTCTTGTTTAGCGTTTTTTGTTTCGATGTTGTTGTAGCTTATTGAGTGTATCTTCTATGCGTTAGGCTATATCGCAAATTCGGACTGTATACTCATTTGTAGGAGAGGCTAAAGCAATTGAAGCATACTCCAAGTCTCTTAAAAAAGCACTAAAATTAGGGAAGAAAAGTGGGGTTGCAAAAGGAGTTGGTGTTGGATTTACATATGGGCTATTGTTCTGTGCTTGGGCATTGCTTCTTTGGTATGCCAGCATTTTAGTCAGACATCACCACACAGATGGGGCAAAAGCATTTACAATGATCATCAATGTCATTTTCAGTGGATTGTAAGTGAACTAAATTAGTCTCAGATTCTGTTACATTTCCACCTGATCTGATAAATACAGAAATTTTATGTTTACAGTGCTCTCGGTCAAGCTGCTCCAAGCCTCGCCGCAATTGCCAAAGGCCGAGCTGCTGCTGCCAATATCATTCATATGATCAAAACAGACACCACAACATCTAAAAGCGCGGAAGATGGTTTTATATTGCCAAAAGTAGATGGGAAAATTGAGTTCTGCGATGTCTTTTTTGCTTACCCCTCGCGATCTAATATGGTTTTTGAAAATCTGAGCTTTTCAATAAGTACAGGGAAGACATTTGCAATTGTTGGTCCCAGTGGTTCAGGAAAGAGCACTGTTATATCAATGGTTCAACGTTTTTATGAACCCAATTCAGGTATCTAAACAACCTTCAGATGCCATTTGTATTACAGAATTTCGCAACTTCCATTACTTAATTAGTGATGGTCAAATATAAAACTTGTGTAGTTTATGAACCAAAATTCACTAGGTAAAATACTATTGGATGGACATGATTTTAAGACTCTTCACTTGAAATGGCTGAGAGAACAGATGGGAATGGTCAGTCAGGAACCAGCATTATTCGCCACGACCATAGCCGATAATATTCTGTTGGGAAAAGAAGATGCAAGCTTAGATCAGGCCATTGAAGCTGCAAAAGTTGCCAATGCGCATTCTTTCGTTCAACAACTGCCAGATGGCTATCAAACTCAGGTGTGTTCCATCCAAAGCCTCTCATAAAATAATAAGACCTAGCTAAAAACACAAATCTAAGAACAAAATGGCTTGAAGAAATTCTTTGCTTTTGTGACATTTGATGGTTTGCTGAATTTAGGTAGGAGAAGGTGGAACTCAGCTTTCTGGGGGACAAAAGCAAAGAATTGCTATAGCAAGAGCAGTGGTGAGAAATCCAAAGATACTACTTCTAGATGAGGCTACTAGTGCACTCGATTCAGAATCAGAGCTCGTTGTTCAGCAGGCCCTCGATAAAATCATGTCAAATCGGACTACAATTATTGTTGCACACCGGCTATCTACAATTCGAGATGTTGATACTATCATTGTTTTGAAGAATGGTCAAGTTGCTGAGAGTGGGAGCCATTTGGACTTGTTATCTAAGGCAGGAGAGTATGCAAGTCTTGTGAGCTTGCAAATATCATCAGAACATTCGAAACATTCAAGTTCAATAGACAATTCCGAAACAGCAGGAAACTCTAGCTTTCGAGAAcatgattttgaaaatcaaaacaataagGAGATACAGTCATTAAATGATGAAAGCATTGTCGCAGCCAACCGTGCTTCCACTCCATCGATTTGGGAATTACTAAAGCTAAATTCACCAGAGTGGCCTTATGCGGTACTTGGATCAGTAGGCGCCGTTTTGGCTGGCATGGAAGCTCCTATGTTTGCTCTTGGGATAACACATGTTTTGACTGCATTTTACAATCCTGATGCTTCTGAAATGAAACACGAGATTCAAAGAGTAGCTCTGATTTTTGTTGGACTGGCCGTTATTACAATTCCTATATATCTTCTCCAACATTACTTCTATACATTAATGGGAGAGCGTCTCACCTCTCGTGTGCGTTTATCGATGTTTTCAGGTTTCTTTCTGACTTGCTATACTTTTTAATAGGCATTTGAGATATTAATAATTTGACAACCTTATGAAACTATTTCCTACATAAACTGCAGCTATACTCTCCAATGAAATAGGGTGGTTTGATTTAGATGAGAATAATATAGGCTCATT
This region of Mercurialis annua linkage group LG1-X, ddMerAnnu1.2, whole genome shotgun sequence genomic DNA includes:
- the LOC126676233 gene encoding uncharacterized protein LOC126676233, with amino-acid sequence MEAIFAAADHHHHQSISPYKQQIKNPSKRNNNISRGFISRSAENSPPPINNSIYGGVLFSAPPSLSNFSPYYPLGLYPNPQQNFHHKQPPLLPLPISRSHSSLPSPTRNVSYSPNRKTNRPKYQSLPLNKPKQPPMITELKRDLKPSTNKISSTTVPLGPNPNMLSKNVSKGVDINNNLGVRDWDQFTGSSVYTISPPPSSLPMPKFSVRPKTLSCTAEAAATDAGATDNLRRLLRLRSIN
- the LOC126657256 gene encoding ABC transporter B family member 13-like isoform X2 produces the protein MDQNSPQEMDQSSSQSSKTTPSVSFFGLFSAADKIDYLLMFLGSVGACIHGASLPVFLILFGRMINSLGNLAVDPHKMSSQVSKGAILENMLGFTVSGVAFWMQTGERQTARLRLKYLQSILRKDMNYFDTEARDSNIIFHISSDAILVQDAIGDKTGHAIRYLSQFTVGFAIGFAYVWQLTLLTLAVVPLIALAGGAYTIIMSTLSKKGEAAYAEAAKVAEEAISQIRTVYSFVGEAKAIEAYSKSLKKALKLGKKSGVAKGVGVGFTYGLLFCAWALLLWYASILVRHHHTDGAKAFTMIINVIFSGFALGQAAPSLAAIAKGRAAAANIIHMIKTDTTTSKSAEDGFILPKVDGKIEFCDVFFAYPSRSNMVFENLSFSISTGKTFAIVGPSGSGKSTVISMVQRFYEPNSGKILLDGHDFKTLHLKWLREQMGMVSQEPALFATTIADNILLGKEDASLDQAIEAAKVANAHSFVQQLPDGYQTQVGEGGTQLSGGQKQRIAIARAVVRNPKILLLDEATSALDSESELVVQQALDKIMSNRTTIIVAHRLSTIRDVDTIIVLKNGQVAESGSHLDLLSKAGEYASLVSLQISSEHSKHSSSIDNSETAGNSSFREHDFENQNNKEIQSLNDESIVAANRASTPSIWELLKLNSPEWPYAVLGSVGAVLAGMEAPMFALGITHVLTAFYNPDASEMKHEIQRVALIFVGLAVITIPIYLLQHYFYTLMGERLTSRVRLSMFSAILSNEIGWFDLDENNIGSLTSTLAADATLVRSALADRLSTIVQNVALTVTACVIAFTLSWRVASVVVASFPLLVGASVAEQLFLKGFGGDYHAYSRATSVAREALTNIRTVAAFGSEERISYQFSSELNKPNKQALLRGHISGFGYGFSQLCAFGSYALGLWYASILIRHRDSNFGQVMKSFMVLIITALSIAETLALTPDIVKGSQALGSVFRILNRRTVIDTDNPTSNMVADVKGDIDFRNVNFKYPARPNIAIFQNLNLQIPSGTSLAIVGQSGSGKSTIIALVLRFYDPISGEILIDGCNIKALNLKSLRGKIGLVQQEPALFSTTIYENIKYGNENASEIEIMKAAKAANAHGFISRMPEGYQTDVGDRGMQLSGGQKQRVAIARAILKDPSILLLDEATSALDTASENLVQEALDKLMQGRTTILVAHRLSTIRDAGSIAVLQNGRVSEIGSHKQLIGKPDSIYKQLVSLQQDTSCIE
- the LOC126657256 gene encoding ABC transporter B family member 13-like isoform X4 codes for the protein MSTLSKKGEAAYAEAAKVAEEAISQIRTVYSFVGEAKAIEAYSKSLKKALKLGKKSGVAKGVGVGFTYGLLFCAWALLLWYASILVRHHHTDGAKAFTMIINVIFSGFALGQAAPSLAAIAKGRAAAANIIHMIKTDTTTSKSAEDGFILPKVDGKIEFCDVFFAYPSRSNMVFENLSFSISTGKTFAIVGPSGSGKSTVISMVQRFYEPNSGKILLDGHDFKTLHLKWLREQMGMVSQEPALFATTIADNILLGKEDASLDQAIEAAKVANAHSFVQQLPDGYQTQVGEGGTQLSGGQKQRIAIARAVVRNPKILLLDEATSALDSESELVVQQALDKIMSNRTTIIVAHRLSTIRDVDTIIVLKNGQVAESGSHLDLLSKAGEYASLVSLQISSEHSKHSSSIDNSETAGNSSFREHDFENQNNKEIQSLNDESIVAANRASTPSIWELLKLNSPEWPYAVLGSVGAVLAGMEAPMFALGITHVLTAFYNPDASEMKHEIQRVALIFVGLAVITIPIYLLQHYFYTLMGERLTSRVRLSMFSAILSNEIGWFDLDENNIGSLTSTLAADATLVRSALADRLSTIVQNVALTVTACVIAFTLSWRVASVVVASFPLLVGASVAEQLFLKGFGGDYHAYSRATSVAREALTNIRTVAAFGSEERISYQFSSELNKPNKQALLRGHISGFGYGFSQLCAFGSYALGLWYASILIRHRDSNFGQVMKSFMVLIITALSIAETLALTPDIVKGSQALGSVFRILNRRTVIDTDNPTSNMVADVKGDIDFRNVNFKYPARPNIAIFQNLNLQIPSGTSLAIVGQSGSGKSTIIALVLRFYDPISGEILIDGCNIKALNLKSLRGKIGLVQQEPALFSTTIYENIKYGNENASEIEIMKAAKAANAHGFISRMPEGYQTDVGDRGMQLSGGQKQRVAIARAILKDPSILLLDEATSALDTASENLVQEALDKLMQGRTTILVAHRLSTIRDAGSIAVLQNGRVSEIGSHKQLIGKPDSIYKQLVSLQQDTSCIE
- the LOC126657256 gene encoding ABC transporter B family member 13-like isoform X1 yields the protein MDQNSPQEMDQSSSQSSKTTPSVSFFGLFSAADKIDYLLMFLGSVGACIHGASLPVFLILFGRMINSLGNLAVDPHKMSSQVSKHALYLVYLGFVVFVSAWMGVAFWMQTGERQTARLRLKYLQSILRKDMNYFDTEARDSNIIFHISSDAILVQDAIGDKTGHAIRYLSQFTVGFAIGFAYVWQLTLLTLAVVPLIALAGGAYTIIMSTLSKKGEAAYAEAAKVAEEAISQIRTVYSFVGEAKAIEAYSKSLKKALKLGKKSGVAKGVGVGFTYGLLFCAWALLLWYASILVRHHHTDGAKAFTMIINVIFSGFALGQAAPSLAAIAKGRAAAANIIHMIKTDTTTSKSAEDGFILPKVDGKIEFCDVFFAYPSRSNMVFENLSFSISTGKTFAIVGPSGSGKSTVISMVQRFYEPNSGKILLDGHDFKTLHLKWLREQMGMVSQEPALFATTIADNILLGKEDASLDQAIEAAKVANAHSFVQQLPDGYQTQVGEGGTQLSGGQKQRIAIARAVVRNPKILLLDEATSALDSESELVVQQALDKIMSNRTTIIVAHRLSTIRDVDTIIVLKNGQVAESGSHLDLLSKAGEYASLVSLQISSEHSKHSSSIDNSETAGNSSFREHDFENQNNKEIQSLNDESIVAANRASTPSIWELLKLNSPEWPYAVLGSVGAVLAGMEAPMFALGITHVLTAFYNPDASEMKHEIQRVALIFVGLAVITIPIYLLQHYFYTLMGERLTSRVRLSMFSAILSNEIGWFDLDENNIGSLTSTLAADATLVRSALADRLSTIVQNVALTVTACVIAFTLSWRVASVVVASFPLLVGASVAEQLFLKGFGGDYHAYSRATSVAREALTNIRTVAAFGSEERISYQFSSELNKPNKQALLRGHISGFGYGFSQLCAFGSYALGLWYASILIRHRDSNFGQVMKSFMVLIITALSIAETLALTPDIVKGSQALGSVFRILNRRTVIDTDNPTSNMVADVKGDIDFRNVNFKYPARPNIAIFQNLNLQIPSGTSLAIVGQSGSGKSTIIALVLRFYDPISGEILIDGCNIKALNLKSLRGKIGLVQQEPALFSTTIYENIKYGNENASEIEIMKAAKAANAHGFISRMPEGYQTDVGDRGMQLSGGQKQRVAIARAILKDPSILLLDEATSALDTASENLVQEALDKLMQGRTTILVAHRLSTIRDAGSIAVLQNGRVSEIGSHKQLIGKPDSIYKQLVSLQQDTSCIE
- the LOC126657256 gene encoding ABC transporter B family member 13-like isoform X3, with amino-acid sequence MQTGERQTARLRLKYLQSILRKDMNYFDTEARDSNIIFHISSDAILVQDAIGDKTGHAIRYLSQFTVGFAIGFAYVWQLTLLTLAVVPLIALAGGAYTIIMSTLSKKGEAAYAEAAKVAEEAISQIRTVYSFVGEAKAIEAYSKSLKKALKLGKKSGVAKGVGVGFTYGLLFCAWALLLWYASILVRHHHTDGAKAFTMIINVIFSGFALGQAAPSLAAIAKGRAAAANIIHMIKTDTTTSKSAEDGFILPKVDGKIEFCDVFFAYPSRSNMVFENLSFSISTGKTFAIVGPSGSGKSTVISMVQRFYEPNSGKILLDGHDFKTLHLKWLREQMGMVSQEPALFATTIADNILLGKEDASLDQAIEAAKVANAHSFVQQLPDGYQTQVGEGGTQLSGGQKQRIAIARAVVRNPKILLLDEATSALDSESELVVQQALDKIMSNRTTIIVAHRLSTIRDVDTIIVLKNGQVAESGSHLDLLSKAGEYASLVSLQISSEHSKHSSSIDNSETAGNSSFREHDFENQNNKEIQSLNDESIVAANRASTPSIWELLKLNSPEWPYAVLGSVGAVLAGMEAPMFALGITHVLTAFYNPDASEMKHEIQRVALIFVGLAVITIPIYLLQHYFYTLMGERLTSRVRLSMFSAILSNEIGWFDLDENNIGSLTSTLAADATLVRSALADRLSTIVQNVALTVTACVIAFTLSWRVASVVVASFPLLVGASVAEQLFLKGFGGDYHAYSRATSVAREALTNIRTVAAFGSEERISYQFSSELNKPNKQALLRGHISGFGYGFSQLCAFGSYALGLWYASILIRHRDSNFGQVMKSFMVLIITALSIAETLALTPDIVKGSQALGSVFRILNRRTVIDTDNPTSNMVADVKGDIDFRNVNFKYPARPNIAIFQNLNLQIPSGTSLAIVGQSGSGKSTIIALVLRFYDPISGEILIDGCNIKALNLKSLRGKIGLVQQEPALFSTTIYENIKYGNENASEIEIMKAAKAANAHGFISRMPEGYQTDVGDRGMQLSGGQKQRVAIARAILKDPSILLLDEATSALDTASENLVQEALDKLMQGRTTILVAHRLSTIRDAGSIAVLQNGRVSEIGSHKQLIGKPDSIYKQLVSLQQDTSCIE